Proteins from one Streptomyces genisteinicus genomic window:
- a CDS encoding acyl-CoA dehydrogenase family protein, with protein sequence MATDDASADASGYVQPEIDVPALTALLDGEYHEIRDLVRTNLVRYASVLDEADELGTDAFRERVRELVVEMAATGQTGMGFPKRYGGGGDVGASIAAFETLAYGDLSVLVKVGVQFGLFGGAILHLGTARHHDAYLPDLIAGRLMGCFAMTETGHGSNVQALGTVARYDAGTGEFVITTHGDQASKDYIGNAARHGELAVVFAQLEVGEKSEGVHAFVVPIRTGGDVAPGVRIEDDGRKMGLNGVDNGRIRFDGVRVPREALLNRFADVTPDGVYESSIDNPDRRFFTMLGTLVQGRVSVGGAGVGAAKVALSIALRYAVRRRQFATTPDAGEQLLLDYGLHQRRLLPLLARTYALHFAQDVVRGHLHEVFSGHTDDPQARRRLESRAAGTKALGTWHATRVVQECREACGGAGYLAVNRFAALKADSDIFTTFEGDNHVLLQLVAKGLLTDYASEFEDLDQRGMVRYVTGLAVETVIEKTSVHKLLERVRDLLPGGDEWDQEAGLLDSEYQLAMLRYREEHMLAGVARRLKRGVDQKRDPGAVFSQVQDHVIAVARAHVERLVLEAFTDRVRAMPEGGNRVALGLLCDLFALSTIEADRAWFMEHGRLTVQRSKAISREVNDLCRKVRPLAVDLVDAWGIPPEMLRAPDLVG encoded by the coding sequence ATGGCTACTGACGACGCATCCGCCGACGCGAGCGGCTACGTGCAGCCCGAGATCGACGTCCCGGCACTGACCGCGCTGCTCGACGGCGAGTACCACGAGATCCGGGACCTGGTCCGCACCAACCTGGTGCGGTACGCCTCCGTCCTCGACGAGGCCGACGAACTCGGGACCGACGCGTTCCGCGAGCGGGTGCGCGAACTGGTGGTCGAGATGGCCGCGACGGGCCAGACCGGCATGGGCTTCCCGAAGCGGTACGGAGGCGGCGGCGACGTGGGAGCCTCGATCGCCGCGTTCGAGACCCTCGCCTACGGCGACCTGTCGGTCCTGGTGAAGGTCGGTGTGCAGTTCGGGCTCTTCGGGGGTGCGATCCTGCACCTCGGCACCGCCCGCCACCACGACGCCTATCTGCCCGACCTGATCGCGGGGCGGCTGATGGGGTGCTTCGCGATGACCGAGACGGGACACGGCTCCAACGTCCAGGCCCTCGGCACCGTCGCACGGTACGACGCCGGCACCGGCGAGTTCGTCATCACCACCCACGGCGACCAGGCCAGCAAGGACTACATCGGCAACGCGGCCCGTCACGGCGAACTCGCGGTCGTCTTCGCCCAGCTGGAGGTGGGGGAGAAGTCCGAGGGCGTCCACGCCTTCGTCGTGCCGATCAGGACCGGCGGCGACGTGGCACCCGGCGTCCGGATCGAGGACGACGGCCGCAAGATGGGCCTCAACGGCGTCGACAACGGCCGCATCCGGTTCGACGGCGTGCGCGTGCCGCGCGAGGCCCTGCTCAACCGCTTCGCCGACGTCACCCCCGACGGCGTCTACGAGAGCTCGATCGACAACCCCGACCGCCGCTTCTTCACCATGCTCGGCACCCTGGTCCAGGGCCGTGTCAGCGTCGGCGGCGCCGGGGTCGGCGCCGCCAAGGTCGCTCTCTCGATCGCCCTCAGGTACGCGGTGCGCCGACGGCAGTTCGCGACCACGCCGGACGCGGGGGAGCAGCTGCTCCTCGACTACGGGCTGCACCAGCGCCGTCTGCTGCCGCTCCTCGCCCGGACCTACGCGCTGCACTTCGCGCAGGACGTCGTCCGCGGACATCTGCACGAGGTCTTCTCCGGCCACACCGACGATCCGCAGGCGCGGCGCCGGCTGGAGTCGCGGGCCGCCGGTACCAAGGCCCTCGGCACCTGGCACGCCACCCGCGTCGTCCAGGAGTGCCGCGAGGCCTGCGGCGGCGCCGGCTACCTCGCGGTCAACCGGTTCGCGGCCCTCAAGGCCGACAGCGACATCTTCACCACCTTCGAGGGCGACAACCACGTCCTGCTGCAGCTCGTGGCCAAGGGGCTGCTCACCGACTACGCGAGCGAGTTCGAGGATCTCGACCAGCGCGGCATGGTCCGCTACGTCACCGGTCTCGCCGTCGAGACGGTCATCGAGAAGACGTCGGTGCACAAGCTGCTGGAGCGGGTGCGCGACCTGCTGCCGGGCGGCGACGAGTGGGACCAGGAGGCCGGGCTCCTCGACTCCGAGTACCAGCTCGCCATGCTGCGCTACCGGGAGGAGCACATGCTCGCGGGCGTGGCCCGCAGGCTCAAGCGCGGGGTCGACCAGAAGCGCGATCCGGGCGCGGTCTTCTCGCAGGTGCAGGACCATGTGATCGCCGTCGCCCGCGCCCACGTCGAGCGGCTGGTGCTGGAGGCGTTCACCGACCGGGTGCGTGCGATGCCGGAGGGCGGCAACCGGGTCGCGCTGGGGCTGCTCTGCGATCTCTTCGCCCTGTCGACGATCGAGGCGGACCGGGCGTGGTTCATGGAGCACGGCCGGCTCACCGTCCAGCGTTCGAAGGCGATCAGCCGCGAGGTGAACGACCTGTGCCGCAAGGTCAGGCCCCTCGCCGTCGACCTGGTGGACGCGTGGGGCATCCCGCCGGAGATGCTGCGCGCGCCGGATCTGGTGGGCTGA
- a CDS encoding polyamine aminopropyltransferase, with protein MGTTTPAATAPAAAAARPVHSRGSRFLLLFAVFLCAACGLVYELALTALGSYLIGNSVMQTSVVISVIVFAMGIGSLAAKPLQKRAVGAFALVEGLLALAGGLSVLVLYVCFAWLRVYMPAMVVVSFVVGLLIGAEIPLLMTLLQRIRRQEAGSAVADIFAVDYIGALIGGLCFPFLLLPVFGQLKGALVVGAVNALAGVLVVLWIFRRQTRRVVRIGLLSGMAVVMAALGTVYVLADDIEVTARQQLYRDPIIHAETTPYQDIVVTRSTAFTGEQDTRLFLNGDLQFSSVDEYRYHEALVHPAMSGEHSSVLILGGGDALALREVLRYDDVEKVTLVDLDPAMTRLARSFGPLRDLNGRALADPRVTAVNADAFNWLRDARERYDTVVIDFPDPDTAALAKLYSVEFYHLLRKVLGPDSQVVVQAGSPFFAPKSYWSIQATIAAAGYGTTPYQVDVPSFGNWGYVLARPGGDGAPALRLADGVPPLRFLDDAVLRAAAVFPVDRRPQKVRASTLMDPVVLEYSRHEWKNY; from the coding sequence GCGCGGCCCGTGCACTCGCGCGGGTCGCGCTTCCTGCTGCTGTTCGCGGTCTTCCTCTGCGCCGCCTGCGGGCTCGTGTACGAGCTCGCGCTGACGGCGCTGGGCAGCTATCTCATCGGCAACTCGGTGATGCAGACCTCGGTCGTCATCTCCGTCATCGTCTTCGCGATGGGCATCGGGTCGCTGGCGGCCAAACCGCTCCAGAAGCGGGCGGTCGGCGCATTCGCCCTCGTCGAGGGGCTGCTGGCGCTCGCCGGCGGCCTGTCCGTGCTCGTGCTGTACGTCTGCTTCGCCTGGCTGCGCGTCTACATGCCGGCGATGGTGGTCGTCTCGTTCGTCGTCGGCCTGCTGATCGGCGCCGAGATCCCGCTGCTGATGACGCTCCTGCAGCGGATCCGGCGCCAGGAGGCGGGCAGCGCGGTCGCCGACATCTTCGCCGTGGACTACATCGGCGCCCTCATCGGCGGCCTCTGCTTCCCGTTCCTGCTGCTGCCGGTCTTCGGCCAGCTCAAGGGCGCCCTGGTGGTGGGTGCGGTCAATGCGCTGGCCGGGGTGCTCGTCGTCCTGTGGATCTTCCGGCGGCAGACCCGGCGCGTGGTGCGGATCGGCCTGCTGTCCGGGATGGCCGTGGTCATGGCGGCGCTCGGGACGGTGTACGTCCTCGCCGACGACATCGAGGTGACGGCCCGCCAGCAGCTGTACCGCGATCCGATCATCCACGCCGAGACGACGCCGTACCAGGACATCGTGGTCACCCGCTCGACCGCGTTCACCGGCGAGCAGGACACCCGGCTGTTCCTCAACGGCGACCTCCAGTTCTCGTCCGTCGACGAGTACCGGTACCACGAGGCCCTGGTCCATCCGGCGATGTCGGGCGAGCACTCCTCGGTGCTCATCCTCGGCGGCGGCGACGCTCTCGCGCTGCGCGAGGTGCTCCGCTACGACGACGTCGAGAAGGTGACACTGGTCGACCTGGACCCCGCGATGACCCGTCTCGCCCGCAGCTTCGGCCCGCTGCGCGACCTCAACGGCCGGGCGCTGGCCGACCCGCGGGTGACCGCGGTCAACGCGGACGCCTTCAACTGGCTGCGGGACGCGCGGGAGCGCTACGACACGGTGGTCATCGACTTCCCCGACCCGGACACGGCCGCGCTGGCCAAGCTCTACTCGGTGGAGTTCTACCACCTGCTCCGCAAGGTGCTCGGCCCCGACAGCCAGGTCGTCGTGCAGGCCGGTTCGCCCTTCTTCGCGCCCAAGTCGTACTGGTCGATCCAGGCGACGATCGCCGCGGCGGGATACGGGACGACGCCGTACCAGGTCGACGTGCCCAGCTTCGGGAACTGGGGCTATGTGCTCGCCCGCCCGGGCGGCGACGGGGCGCCCGCACTGCGCCTCGCGGACGGCGTGCCGCCGCTCCGCTTCCTCGACGACGCCGTGCTCCGGGCGGCCGCCGTCTTCCCCGTCGACCGCCGTCCGCAGAAGGTGCGGGCCAGCACGCTGATGGACCCGGTCGTGCTGGAGTACTCACGCCACGAGTGGAAGAACTACTGA
- a CDS encoding siderophore-interacting protein, whose amino-acid sequence MAKIHRLTPEQPGMFRAEVVRSARMSPSVQRVTVSGPELGRFPWLGYDHWFRLFLQLPHQQGALRLPEFTGTRWWQPYLAIPERERPHCANYTVAGFRAGAAEMDIDFVLHCGPTGELEGRAAIWACSARPGDKLAVLDQGILFDCPEDATEVLVVADETGLPATAGILGSLPRDTVGRVIQEVPTAGDRRTMDGPPGVAVTWVVRRDSRSVPGTAALAELLRHTEVDAGGYAFVVGESALATQGRRHLHGLGLPKDRITFSGFWKHEASTAA is encoded by the coding sequence ATGGCGAAGATCCACCGGCTCACCCCGGAGCAGCCCGGCATGTTCCGGGCCGAGGTCGTGCGTTCCGCACGGATGTCCCCCTCCGTCCAGCGCGTGACGGTCAGCGGCCCCGAGCTCGGCCGCTTCCCGTGGCTCGGATACGACCACTGGTTCCGCCTCTTCCTGCAACTGCCGCATCAGCAGGGCGCCCTGAGGCTTCCGGAGTTCACGGGAACCCGGTGGTGGCAGCCCTATCTGGCCATCCCCGAGCGCGAACGGCCGCACTGCGCCAACTACACCGTGGCCGGCTTCCGCGCCGGTGCCGCCGAGATGGACATCGACTTCGTCCTGCACTGCGGCCCCACGGGCGAGCTGGAGGGCCGTGCCGCGATCTGGGCGTGCTCGGCGCGCCCCGGCGACAAGCTCGCCGTGCTGGACCAGGGCATTCTGTTCGACTGCCCCGAGGACGCCACCGAGGTGCTCGTCGTGGCCGACGAGACCGGCCTCCCGGCCACCGCGGGAATCCTGGGCTCCCTGCCGCGCGACACCGTCGGCCGGGTGATCCAGGAGGTTCCCACCGCGGGTGACCGCCGCACCATGGACGGACCGCCCGGCGTGGCCGTCACCTGGGTCGTCCGCCGCGACAGCCGTTCGGTGCCCGGTACCGCCGCCCTTGCCGAACTCCTGCGCCACACCGAGGTCGACGCCGGGGGCTACGCGTTCGTCGTCGGCGAGTCGGCGCTCGCCACGCAGGGGCGCAGGCACCTGCACGGCCTCGGGCTGCCGAAGGACCGCATCACCTTCTCCGGCTTCTGGAAGCACGAGGCGAGCACCGCCGCCTGA